One segment of Comamonas thiooxydans DNA contains the following:
- a CDS encoding patatin-like phospholipase family protein, giving the protein MRLNAFLRPLVCLSLLGLAACGSNPPSPAATPEPPTATTSAPPIKIGLALGGGAAKGFAHIGVIKMLEANGLTPSFVAGTSAGSVVGALYASGMNAFELQEKAVALDEAKIRDLQLSAGGLVLGQKLEDYVNEQVHRKPLEQMAKPFVAISTRLEDGERTVFARGNVGQAVRASSSVPGVFQPVTIGKYHYVDGGIVSPVPVDAVRNLGADIVIAVDISNKASGKTPANMLGALNQSIAIMGQKLGQAELARADIIIRPKVLDIGPADFAQRSHAIVEGEKAATALMPQIRERIAQLRAERAKATQVAQQKAAEASYQDCLKQRSSLQKLSGMVGMSGNCEKP; this is encoded by the coding sequence ATGCGCCTGAATGCTTTTTTGCGCCCCTTGGTCTGTTTGAGTCTGCTTGGCCTTGCCGCCTGCGGCAGCAATCCCCCCAGCCCCGCAGCGACACCCGAGCCGCCCACCGCAACTACATCAGCCCCCCCGATCAAGATCGGCCTGGCGCTGGGCGGCGGTGCGGCCAAGGGCTTTGCCCACATCGGCGTCATCAAGATGCTCGAGGCCAACGGCCTCACGCCCTCATTCGTGGCCGGCACCAGCGCCGGCAGCGTGGTGGGTGCGCTCTATGCAAGCGGCATGAACGCCTTTGAGCTGCAGGAAAAAGCCGTGGCGCTGGACGAAGCCAAGATCCGCGACCTGCAACTGTCCGCTGGCGGTCTGGTACTGGGCCAGAAGCTTGAGGACTATGTGAATGAACAAGTCCACCGCAAACCGCTGGAGCAGATGGCCAAGCCCTTTGTCGCCATCTCCACGCGCCTGGAGGACGGTGAACGCACGGTGTTTGCACGCGGCAACGTGGGCCAGGCCGTACGCGCCTCCAGCAGCGTGCCGGGCGTGTTCCAGCCCGTCACCATCGGCAAGTACCACTATGTGGACGGCGGCATTGTCAGCCCCGTGCCGGTGGATGCCGTGCGCAATCTGGGTGCGGACATCGTGATCGCCGTGGACATCTCCAACAAGGCCAGCGGCAAGACCCCGGCCAATATGCTGGGAGCGCTCAATCAGTCGATTGCCATCATGGGCCAGAAGCTGGGCCAGGCCGAGCTGGCGCGAGCCGACATCATCATTCGTCCCAAGGTGCTGGACATCGGCCCGGCCGACTTCGCGCAGCGCAGCCATGCGATTGTGGAAGGCGAGAAGGCCGCCACTGCACTGATGCCGCAGATTCGCGAACGCATCGCCCAGTTGCGCGCCGAACGCGCCAAGGCCACTCAGGTAGCGCAGCAAAAGGCCGCCGAAGCCAGCTATCAGGACTGCCTGAAACAGCGCTCCAGCCTTCAAAAGCTGTCCGGCATGGTGGGTATGAGCGGCAACTGCGAAAAGCCCTGA